In the genome of Croceimicrobium hydrocarbonivorans, one region contains:
- the wecB gene encoding non-hydrolyzing UDP-N-acetylglucosamine 2-epimerase, with product MKVATVVGARPQFIKAAPLSRALKAAHIEEFIIHTGQHQDANMSGSFFAELGLAEPRYQLSINNLPHGAMTGRMLEQIESILLDEKPDMVVVFGDTNSTLAGALAAKKAGIPVAHIEAGMRSGLDFQPEEINRILTDHLSSLLLTSNEEAKEHLLKEGISEAKIVVSGDLSLDLFNWQKTHRRLPAGLELPSHFALLTLHRQENVDEPARLKAWIEALEKVAKHISIVCPLHPRTQARLDKLGLSLPAQIIPPCGHAEILALTEASSMVLTDSGGLQKEAYFSERPCLTLREATEWTELVEGGSNMLCEPENLENHFLELQSKSLKYPSLYGDGKAAISIAKKIREFIESLPSLS from the coding sequence ATGAAAGTTGCAACAGTAGTAGGCGCCAGACCCCAATTTATTAAAGCTGCACCGCTAAGTAGAGCCTTAAAAGCAGCCCATATAGAAGAGTTCATCATTCATACTGGGCAGCATCAAGACGCCAATATGAGTGGGAGCTTTTTCGCTGAATTGGGATTAGCTGAGCCACGCTACCAACTTTCTATCAATAACCTTCCCCACGGTGCCATGACCGGAAGAATGCTCGAACAAATTGAAAGCATTCTGCTGGATGAAAAGCCCGATATGGTAGTAGTCTTTGGAGATACAAACAGCACCTTGGCTGGAGCCTTGGCTGCCAAAAAAGCGGGCATTCCGGTAGCACATATCGAAGCGGGAATGCGCAGCGGCTTGGATTTTCAGCCGGAGGAAATCAATCGCATCTTAACTGATCACCTCAGTAGCTTGCTGTTAACTTCCAATGAAGAGGCGAAAGAGCACCTCTTGAAAGAAGGAATTTCGGAAGCCAAAATTGTGGTTAGCGGCGACCTAAGTCTTGATCTGTTTAATTGGCAAAAAACACATAGACGGTTACCTGCAGGTCTTGAGCTTCCCTCCCATTTTGCGTTACTTACCCTCCATAGACAGGAAAATGTAGATGAGCCCGCTCGTTTAAAGGCATGGATAGAAGCTTTGGAAAAAGTAGCGAAGCATATTTCCATCGTATGTCCCCTTCACCCACGCACGCAAGCTCGTTTGGATAAATTGGGATTAAGCTTACCTGCACAGATAATCCCTCCTTGTGGCCATGCGGAAATCTTAGCTTTAACGGAGGCCTCAAGTATGGTACTCACGGATAGCGGTGGTTTACAAAAGGAGGCCTATTTCTCTGAGCGCCCTTGTTTAACACTGAGGGAGGCAACTGAATGGACCGAATTGGTGGAGGGAGGCAGCAATATGCTTTGTGAGCCGGAAAATCTGGAAAACCATTTCTTGGAACTGCAATCCAAATCTCTAAAATATCCTTCTTTGTATGGAGACGGAAAAGCGGCAATTTCTATCGCAAAAAAGATTCGAGAATTTATTGAATCCCTTCCCTCTCTTTCTTAG
- a CDS encoding glycosyltransferase family protein gives MLKKYGIHLIAVGIFIALAAIFNAPVLSGKTIEQNDIMQYQGSSREIKEYRDKEDRQILWTNVIFSGMPSYMTSVIHDGEILKKIPTIINTVLLDHSVGYIFMLMLGFYLLGISLNADPRVAMIGALAYGFSSYFIILLEAGHNAKIHAMAYLPAILAGMVWSYRRSKIFLGAGIFAFFLSLELSARHPQMFYYFLFIAVPFGIYQGVKALMNKTLNQWIKATGFLIVGGLLALATNYPYLKSTLDFSKHTIRGKSELQLNTGNATRGLDKDYITNWSYGIDESWTLLIPNFKGGKTGRIGENETALDAVDSRFKQAISQQNSYYGDQPFTSGPVYAGAILVFLALMALIFYKGKLKYLFLGVFFLTLALSWGKNFMPLTDFFVDHFPYYNKFRAVSSMLVVPEFILPLLAILGLSTISQWSKSDWNQELKIPILGKRSKLKVFYIGSGALLLFLALNYVSPSLFNTFLSNQEAETLPKALSEAGFNSDQSNLFMESLEGARMGIFKADVLRSLFFILVGSALTWLFAQGQLRKNIYILGLGLLIVIDLFVVDKRYLNSDNFVNEQKLDKNYGVNPTVADQYIIREYANDPYFRTLNLTVSPFNDATTSFYHYSLGGYHGAKLKIYQELIEHQLTNEIDIFRNALNNQQFSPNLFLQTPAMRMLNMRYAIINPNSQPVENTHRLGNAWAVKNIKSVESANDELFGLKNLDPAETAIMRKEYADKAGSLPAKAGNADIKLSSYDPEILEYSYQSATENLVVFSEIWYPEHWKVTIDGEPAELLRANYVLRALKVPAGKHTIKMEFTAVEDYKGIESVSLVSSILILLLLPFSIYYQNKIS, from the coding sequence ATGTTAAAAAAATACGGAATCCATCTTATTGCGGTTGGCATATTCATTGCCTTAGCCGCAATTTTCAACGCCCCTGTTTTATCCGGAAAGACCATTGAGCAAAATGATATTATGCAATATCAAGGTTCTTCCCGTGAAATAAAGGAATATCGGGATAAAGAAGATCGTCAGATTCTTTGGACCAATGTGATTTTTAGCGGAATGCCTTCCTACATGACCAGTGTAATTCATGATGGAGAAATTCTTAAAAAGATCCCGACCATAATTAATACTGTGCTCCTGGATCACTCTGTTGGTTACATTTTTATGCTAATGCTAGGCTTTTACTTGCTAGGAATCTCCTTAAATGCAGATCCGAGAGTAGCCATGATTGGTGCCCTGGCTTATGGCTTTTCCAGCTACTTTATCATCCTTTTAGAGGCTGGCCATAATGCTAAGATTCACGCAATGGCCTATTTACCGGCCATTTTAGCGGGGATGGTTTGGTCGTACCGCCGTTCCAAAATCTTCTTAGGAGCAGGCATATTTGCTTTTTTCCTTTCGTTGGAATTAAGTGCGAGACATCCTCAGATGTTTTATTATTTCCTATTTATAGCCGTTCCTTTCGGGATTTATCAAGGAGTTAAAGCCTTGATGAACAAAACTTTAAATCAATGGATTAAAGCTACCGGCTTTTTAATTGTGGGTGGCCTCTTGGCATTGGCCACAAACTATCCATACCTTAAGAGTACCCTTGATTTCAGTAAGCACACCATTCGTGGTAAATCTGAATTACAGCTAAACACCGGAAATGCAACTCGAGGTTTAGATAAGGACTATATCACCAATTGGTCCTATGGTATTGATGAAAGCTGGACTCTGTTAATCCCCAATTTCAAAGGAGGAAAAACAGGAAGGATTGGCGAAAACGAAACGGCATTAGACGCGGTCGACAGTCGTTTTAAACAAGCTATATCTCAACAAAACTCCTATTATGGAGACCAGCCTTTTACTTCTGGACCGGTATATGCTGGGGCTATTTTAGTTTTCCTTGCCCTTATGGCATTGATCTTTTACAAAGGAAAATTAAAGTATCTCTTTCTTGGAGTCTTCTTTTTAACCTTGGCACTTTCCTGGGGTAAAAACTTTATGCCTCTTACCGACTTCTTTGTTGATCACTTCCCTTACTACAACAAATTTAGAGCGGTATCTTCTATGTTGGTGGTTCCTGAGTTTATTCTGCCTTTATTGGCGATTTTAGGATTATCCACCATTAGTCAATGGTCTAAATCAGATTGGAATCAAGAATTAAAAATTCCAATTCTTGGCAAACGAAGTAAGCTGAAGGTATTCTACATCGGTAGTGGAGCGCTATTGCTATTCCTAGCCTTAAATTATGTTAGTCCAAGTCTGTTTAACACCTTTTTGAGTAATCAAGAAGCAGAGACCTTACCCAAGGCTCTTAGCGAGGCCGGCTTTAATAGCGATCAATCCAATCTCTTTATGGAATCCTTAGAAGGTGCTCGCATGGGTATTTTCAAAGCGGATGTTTTACGCAGTTTGTTCTTTATTTTAGTAGGTTCCGCATTAACCTGGCTTTTCGCTCAGGGACAGTTAAGAAAAAACATCTACATCCTTGGATTAGGATTATTAATAGTGATCGACCTTTTCGTTGTTGACAAGCGCTATTTAAACAGCGACAACTTCGTAAATGAGCAAAAGTTGGATAAAAACTATGGTGTAAATCCCACGGTTGCGGATCAATATATAATTCGAGAATATGCTAATGATCCTTATTTCCGAACTTTAAATCTAACTGTATCTCCATTTAATGATGCCACTACATCCTTCTACCACTATAGCTTAGGTGGATATCACGGGGCTAAGCTCAAGATATATCAAGAGTTGATTGAACATCAATTAACTAATGAGATTGACATATTCCGCAATGCCTTAAACAATCAACAATTCAGTCCTAATCTGTTCTTACAAACTCCGGCTATGCGTATGCTCAACATGCGTTATGCCATCATCAACCCAAATTCCCAACCGGTTGAGAATACCCATAGATTAGGAAATGCATGGGCCGTAAAAAACATCAAAAGTGTTGAAAGTGCCAATGATGAATTGTTTGGATTAAAGAATCTCGATCCGGCTGAAACCGCAATAATGCGTAAAGAATATGCTGACAAAGCAGGGTCTTTACCAGCCAAGGCAGGAAACGCAGACATTAAGCTGAGCAGCTATGATCCAGAAATTTTAGAATACAGCTATCAAAGTGCCACCGAAAATTTGGTGGTGTTTTCTGAGATTTGGTACCCAGAACATTGGAAAGTTACAATTGACGGAGAACCAGCTGAATTACTTCGTGCGAACTACGTACTACGGGCTCTTAAAGTACCCGCTGGAAAGCATACTATTAAAATGGAATTTACTGCTGTTGAAGATTATAAAGGAATTGAATCGGTAAGCCTGGTTTCAAGCATCCTCATCTTACTTCTTCTACCATTCAGCATTTACTATCAAAATAAGATCTCTTAA